GGTTACTTATACCGTGTTGCTCATCCTTCCGGCCTGGATACTAAAAAGTCCAGGGCCTTTGTTGTAGTAAGCCGGCAGGCAGTTATTGATTCCCGTTTTTCCACAGTTATTTGCGCTCCTGTTTACTCGGTTCACGACGGTCTTTCAACACAAGTATCAGTTGGTGTAGAAGAAGGCCTGAAACACGACAGCAGTATTCACTGCGATGAACTGGTTAGTTTACCTAAGATAATGTTGACCAATTATACCGGCACCCTGTTTCCGCAAAAAATTCAGGAACTTGATCATGCCCTGCGCATTGCCATAGACATTCCGGACTGATTTTTATCCGGTAAAATTAGTCTATTAATTTGTACATCTTTGACGCGATTACAATATCAAATATCCAGAATTTTGATTTAATAGTTATCTGAATTTATTCTTCTCATCATAAGAACTGACTTCGGCGGGCCTAAAACCGCGGAGAGTATTATCCCCTGTTCTAACACATCAGCGGATAAATCGCTCAAAAAATAAGACACGGGCGGAGTTTCAACCTGAGGCTCAGGTGAAATAGCCTCAGGTTTATACTTATCAAATATTTTTTTAAGCAGAACCTCTTTATACCGCGGCTGGAGCGGAGTCAGTTTCCCCGTTTCAAGCTCCGGGGCTTCTTCAGCTTCTACTGTCTCAGTTTCATAAGTTTCCTGTTCTTCAACTGATTCGGCTTTTTGCGATTCAATTTCCTGTTTAGCCTGCTCAAATAAATCCTGCTGTTTTGGAAAAGATTCTTGTTCAGACTGGTATCTTTTTTCCAATAGATCTTTTAACTCATCGAATATGCCCCGTTCAGGCTCTTTTTCTTCCTGATGTTGCCCAGCTTCAGCCTGCCGTTTCTTTTTCGCGAGGAATTGAAATAACCATATCGCGCCTATAATTAAATATATTATTAATGAATCCATAATTGTTTTCAATGAGAACATCCCGATAAACATCGGGGCTTTTCCATTTATTCCTGTTTTTTATCTTTTTCAGCGCCTTTGCCGCCTATATTTTCCCTCATTTGAGTGTCCGCCTGAATGTTTCTTAAATTA
The DNA window shown above is from bacterium and carries:
- a CDS encoding type II toxin-antitoxin system PemK/MazF family toxin translates to MKRGYLYRVAHPSGLDTKKSRAFVVVSRQAVIDSRFSTVICAPVYSVHDGLSTQVSVGVEEGLKHDSSIHCDELVSLPKIMLTNYTGTLFPQKIQELDHALRIAIDIPD